A single genomic interval of Acidobacteriota bacterium harbors:
- a CDS encoding efflux RND transporter periplasmic adaptor subunit has product MEPQLPPDPLESLPTEPPLPPTQPLPVIRPVRRATRRWVWWLVLVVVVAGYIYRRELRDGPVGRYFGIQPVLQKSVAELYTCPMHPQYTSPKPGECPICNMTLIKVATPSSANSGPAGERKILYWQDPMNPSNRSDKPGKAPDGMDLVPVYAQDGTSPEMPPGTVKINPAKQQLIGVTYDEVTSSALGHTIRAVGRVAYDETKITHVHTKIDGWIEQIYVDFTGKLITKGQPLVSLYSPDLVSTQQEYLLALKARKHLGDSPYPEIAASTNALVEASRKRLQLWDIPEADIKQIEARGEPLKSLMIYAPNDGFILTKNAFEQQKVTPEMELYTLADLSRIWVLADIYEYEIPSIKLGQSATVTFSAFPGETFRGKVNYIYPQLDNLTRTLKVRIEFQNPHFKLKPDMYANVELEVGYGTQLSIPEEAVLDSGSEQTVFVALDGGYFEPRSVRLGTNVAGRYIVLSGLKVGERIVTSGNFLIDSESRLKSALQGMAGSGHSGHGKAEPSDGKPNQKTGSTSPDHSQY; this is encoded by the coding sequence ATGGAACCGCAGTTGCCTCCTGACCCGCTGGAATCGCTCCCGACTGAACCACCTCTCCCGCCAACCCAGCCCCTGCCTGTTATTCGTCCAGTGCGACGAGCCACACGCCGGTGGGTTTGGTGGCTGGTCCTGGTGGTGGTGGTGGCTGGGTACATCTATCGTCGAGAGCTTCGAGATGGCCCGGTGGGCCGATATTTCGGAATCCAACCCGTGCTCCAGAAGTCAGTCGCCGAATTATATACCTGCCCGATGCACCCGCAGTACACCTCGCCCAAACCTGGCGAATGCCCGATTTGCAATATGACGCTCATCAAAGTTGCAACCCCTTCAAGTGCAAATTCAGGACCTGCCGGCGAGCGAAAAATTCTCTACTGGCAAGACCCCATGAACCCGTCAAATCGTTCGGACAAACCCGGTAAAGCGCCGGATGGAATGGATTTGGTACCGGTATACGCCCAGGATGGCACATCACCGGAGATGCCTCCAGGCACCGTAAAAATCAACCCGGCCAAACAACAACTTATCGGGGTCACCTATGATGAGGTGACGTCAAGTGCCCTGGGTCATACCATTCGAGCGGTCGGAAGGGTAGCCTATGACGAAACCAAAATTACACATGTCCACACCAAAATTGACGGTTGGATTGAACAGATTTATGTTGATTTTACCGGTAAACTCATTACCAAAGGCCAACCGCTCGTCAGCCTCTATAGCCCCGATCTGGTCTCGACCCAGCAAGAGTACCTGCTCGCGCTCAAAGCTCGTAAACACCTCGGTGACAGCCCCTATCCAGAAATTGCCGCCAGTACGAACGCACTCGTGGAAGCCAGCCGCAAACGATTGCAGTTGTGGGATATTCCGGAAGCTGACATCAAACAAATCGAGGCGCGAGGTGAACCGCTGAAATCACTGATGATTTATGCGCCCAACGATGGTTTCATCCTGACTAAAAATGCCTTTGAACAACAGAAGGTGACACCTGAAATGGAACTCTACACCCTGGCTGACCTGTCCCGCATTTGGGTGCTGGCTGATATTTACGAGTACGAAATTCCCTCCATCAAACTGGGTCAGTCCGCCACGGTGACCTTTTCAGCCTTCCCAGGTGAAACCTTTCGCGGCAAGGTGAATTACATTTATCCGCAACTCGACAATTTGACCCGGACGCTCAAAGTCAGGATTGAATTCCAGAATCCCCACTTCAAGTTGAAGCCCGATATGTACGCCAACGTCGAACTTGAGGTTGGGTACGGCACCCAGCTTTCCATTCCCGAAGAGGCGGTGCTGGATTCCGGGAGCGAGCAAACCGTATTTGTGGCACTCGACGGCGGCTACTTTGAGCCACGTAGCGTGCGGTTGGGAACAAATGTAGCTGGCCGGTACATTGTATTAAGCGGATTGAAAGTCGGTGAACGAATCGTCACCTCAGGCAATTTTTTGATTGATTCGGAAAGCCGCCTCAAGTCAGCCCTGCAGGGAATGGCCGGTTCGGGCCATTCCGGACACGGAAAGGCCGAGCCGTCAGATGGAAAACCAAATCAGAAAACCGGCTCGACTTCCCCCGACCATTCACAATATTGA
- a CDS encoding efflux RND transporter permease subunit: MIDRLIEWCAYNKALVLLIVAVTIVMGIRSMRNIPLDAIPDLSDTQVIVFSRWDRSPNIIEDQVTYPIIRSMLGVPKVKDIRGFSDFGFSYVYIVFEEGTDIYWARSRTLEYLNNILPKLPEGVSVELARDETAVGWVYQYVLVDQTGKRNLADLRSLQDWQLRYELQSVPGVAEVSPLGGFIRQYQVNLDPNALTAYQIPIDKVIETVRQGNNEVGGRLVEFSGREYMVRGRGYIRSKADIEQLVVAVNRETGTPVLIKQLGKVVLGPDLRRGVGEFNGEGEAAGAIVIMRVGENALNVIAGVKAKLAAIEASLPPGVTVVTTYDRSELIRRSIDTLKETLIEELTVVSLIILIFLLHVPSALIPVITICVAVVIAFIPMEYLGVTANIMSISGIAIAVGAMVDAAIVVVEQIHKKLEEWEAQGRPTPRHTVIIHAAKEVGAPSFYSLLVIGISFLPIIALEAQEGRLFKPLAFTKNLSMVMAAILSVTLVPAIAVLLIRTDRFRFRPRWVSSIVNAVLVGKIYSEEQHPLSRWLMRLYQPVVEWVLRHQWLTILGAVLVVALTLPIYFRLGSEFMPPLDEGTLLYMPTTLPGISITEAQRLLQIQDRIIKSFPEVKTVHGKAGRAETATDPAPFSMMETVIVLKPASEWPKIPRWYSAWAPEWLQNWLRRAWPDHQSTQELIYGTGGLNEALQIPGTVNAWTMPIKARIDMLTTGVRTPVGIKILGPDLTVIEHLGQQIEAALRPVRGTASVYAERTAGGYFIDFEVKRTELARYGLTVAQVEMVIMSAIGGESVSTTIEGRERYPINVRNFRDYRSTLADLRRIRVPTMGGPQIPLEQLADLKIVTGPGMIRNENGRLSGYVYVDVAGRDVGGFVTDAKEAVRAGVQIPPGYTLTWSGQYESMERVANRLLLVIPITLLVIVLLLYLNTQSLVKTSIVLLAVPFSAIGAIWLLYFLDYNVSIAVWVGLIALLGVDAETGVFMLLYLDLAYEEAKSQGKLNTRDQLHQAIVEGAVKRLRPKLMTVMVDYIGLLPVLWATGTGSDTMKRIAVPLVGGMLTSFLLELVVYPAIYEVWRWYFHVRKEAAGIHQPDHEPAPTSVIS, encoded by the coding sequence ATGATTGACCGGCTCATTGAGTGGTGTGCATACAACAAAGCGCTGGTGTTGTTGATAGTGGCCGTGACGATAGTGATGGGCATCCGATCCATGCGTAACATCCCGCTGGATGCCATCCCTGACCTATCAGATACCCAGGTGATTGTGTTCTCACGGTGGGACCGCAGCCCAAACATTATTGAAGATCAGGTAACTTACCCGATTATTCGGTCCATGCTGGGCGTACCCAAGGTGAAAGACATCCGGGGGTTTTCCGATTTCGGTTTTTCCTATGTCTACATTGTCTTTGAGGAAGGCACCGACATTTACTGGGCGCGGTCACGCACCCTGGAATATCTCAACAACATCTTGCCTAAACTGCCGGAAGGAGTGTCAGTCGAACTGGCCCGGGACGAAACCGCGGTCGGGTGGGTTTATCAGTATGTGCTGGTAGATCAAACCGGCAAGCGCAACCTGGCCGACCTGCGATCCTTGCAGGACTGGCAGTTGCGCTATGAATTACAATCCGTTCCGGGTGTGGCAGAAGTATCCCCTCTCGGCGGATTTATACGGCAGTACCAGGTTAATCTCGATCCCAATGCGCTGACGGCCTATCAGATACCAATTGACAAGGTCATTGAAACGGTTCGTCAGGGGAATAACGAAGTCGGTGGACGCCTGGTCGAATTTTCCGGGCGGGAATATATGGTCCGTGGACGAGGGTACATTCGGTCCAAAGCCGATATTGAACAACTGGTTGTGGCCGTCAACCGCGAAACCGGCACTCCGGTCCTGATAAAACAACTGGGGAAGGTGGTTCTGGGGCCTGATTTGCGGCGTGGGGTCGGGGAATTCAATGGCGAAGGCGAAGCCGCAGGTGCCATCGTCATTATGCGGGTAGGAGAAAATGCACTGAATGTGATCGCTGGCGTCAAAGCCAAATTGGCGGCAATCGAAGCCAGTTTGCCGCCGGGGGTAACCGTGGTGACCACCTATGACCGATCCGAACTCATTCGGCGTTCGATTGACACCCTCAAAGAGACCCTGATCGAGGAACTGACCGTGGTCAGCCTGATTATTCTCATCTTTTTGCTCCACGTGCCGAGCGCCCTGATTCCCGTGATCACGATTTGCGTGGCGGTGGTCATCGCCTTCATCCCAATGGAATATCTGGGCGTCACCGCCAACATCATGTCCATCTCAGGGATTGCGATTGCGGTCGGAGCCATGGTGGATGCGGCCATCGTCGTGGTCGAACAAATCCATAAAAAATTGGAGGAATGGGAGGCCCAAGGGCGACCCACCCCGCGGCATACCGTTATTATTCACGCTGCAAAAGAGGTTGGTGCACCGAGTTTCTATTCATTGTTGGTGATCGGCATTTCATTTCTGCCCATCATTGCTCTCGAAGCCCAGGAAGGCAGGTTGTTCAAGCCCCTGGCGTTTACCAAAAACCTGTCAATGGTGATGGCGGCTATCCTGTCAGTCACCCTGGTTCCGGCCATCGCGGTGCTGTTGATTCGCACCGACCGGTTCCGATTTCGGCCACGATGGGTGAGTTCGATAGTGAATGCGGTGCTGGTTGGAAAAATTTATAGCGAAGAGCAGCACCCGTTGAGCCGGTGGTTGATGCGCCTGTACCAACCAGTGGTGGAATGGGTTCTCCGACATCAATGGCTGACCATTCTTGGAGCAGTCCTGGTAGTGGCTCTGACCCTTCCGATTTATTTCCGATTGGGATCAGAATTTATGCCACCTCTGGATGAAGGCACCTTGCTCTACATGCCCACAACACTGCCTGGCATTTCAATCACCGAGGCCCAACGGCTGCTCCAGATTCAGGACCGGATCATCAAATCCTTCCCAGAAGTGAAAACGGTGCATGGCAAAGCAGGGCGCGCTGAAACCGCCACCGACCCAGCCCCTTTCTCAATGATGGAAACGGTGATTGTGCTGAAACCGGCTTCCGAATGGCCGAAAATCCCCCGCTGGTACTCTGCCTGGGCACCGGAGTGGTTACAGAATTGGTTGCGCCGCGCCTGGCCGGACCACCAAAGCACCCAGGAGTTGATTTACGGGACCGGCGGACTCAATGAAGCGCTCCAAATTCCTGGAACCGTGAATGCCTGGACGATGCCTATCAAAGCGCGGATTGACATGCTGACCACTGGGGTCCGGACTCCGGTGGGCATCAAAATTCTGGGACCGGATTTAACTGTCATTGAGCACCTTGGCCAACAGATTGAAGCGGCTTTGCGCCCGGTGAGGGGAACAGCGAGTGTGTATGCCGAACGCACCGCCGGGGGATATTTTATTGATTTTGAGGTGAAACGTACCGAATTGGCGCGCTACGGTTTGACTGTGGCACAGGTAGAGATGGTGATCATGTCTGCCATCGGCGGGGAATCTGTCTCCACCACCATCGAAGGTCGTGAACGATATCCGATCAATGTCCGAAATTTTCGGGATTACCGCAGCACGCTGGCCGATCTGCGGCGCATTCGGGTCCCCACCATGGGCGGCCCCCAGATTCCACTGGAACAGTTAGCCGATCTGAAAATCGTCACCGGGCCAGGCATGATTCGGAATGAAAACGGGAGATTGAGCGGTTATGTGTATGTGGATGTGGCCGGTCGGGATGTCGGTGGATTTGTCACCGACGCCAAGGAAGCCGTGCGTGCCGGCGTCCAGATTCCCCCCGGCTACACTCTGACCTGGAGCGGCCAATATGAGAGCATGGAGCGGGTTGCCAACCGATTGTTGTTGGTTATTCCGATCACCCTCCTGGTGATTGTTTTGCTTCTGTATTTGAACACGCAGTCGCTGGTAAAGACGTCCATTGTGTTGTTGGCGGTGCCGTTTTCAGCGATTGGAGCGATTTGGTTGCTCTATTTCCTCGATTACAACGTCAGTATTGCCGTGTGGGTCGGATTAATCGCGTTGTTGGGGGTAGATGCCGAAACCGGGGTCTTTATGTTGCTCTATCTGGACCTGGCATATGAAGAGGCCAAATCCCAGGGAAAGCTCAACACCCGTGACCAACTCCATCAGGCAATTGTGGAAGGCGCCGTCAAACGCCTTCGGCCTAAGTTAATGACTGTCATGGTTGATTACATCGGCCTGCTGCCGGTGTTGTGGGCCACCGGCACCGGATCCGACACCATGAAACGAATTGCCGTGCCGCTGGTGGGCGGGATGCTGACTTCATTTCTTTTGGAATTGGTGGTGTACCCGGCGATTTACGAGGTCTGGCGTTGGTATTTCCACGTGAGAAAAGAAGCCGCCGGGATTCACCAACCTGACCACGAACCAGCCCCAACCTCAGTCATCAGCTAA
- a CDS encoding lytic transglycosylase domain-containing protein, translating to MKHGTGNHHFSVAIGQVPVFCLTLLGMVLGCQAQTSEPRTSAQPALTQTQRTALPGTVEILLDDLYRQTERKARLAELQMLAESAFRNGETLLKQGKQMEAEAVFEKARQALLESDEAAFYEPTIHVTFLELSRHVAELKGVNSPAPGTRLELSQPGQTQVTRSVKFFKGQGFKTAFSRLKEYEPMMRQVFHEEGIPEELIFLGLVESAYNPFARSSAGAAGIWQFMKGTGERYGLRQIGDVDERHDPEKSTRAAARYLRDLFGIFRDWPLALAAYNAGEHRILRLQRQSGARDFWELSRRGLLPDETKSYVPAVLAAITLGRNQPVSFQRRGITVRTR from the coding sequence ATGAAACATGGTACTGGTAATCACCATTTTTCAGTCGCCATCGGTCAGGTACCCGTCTTTTGTCTTACACTGCTGGGAATGGTTCTGGGGTGTCAGGCCCAAACCAGTGAACCCCGGACCTCCGCCCAACCAGCCTTGACCCAGACCCAGCGGACCGCCCTTCCGGGCACGGTGGAAATTTTGCTCGATGACCTGTACCGGCAAACCGAGCGGAAAGCCCGTCTCGCAGAGTTGCAGATGCTGGCCGAGTCGGCTTTCCGGAATGGCGAAACCCTGCTCAAGCAAGGAAAACAGATGGAAGCAGAGGCTGTCTTTGAAAAAGCCCGGCAGGCACTGCTTGAATCGGATGAAGCCGCGTTTTACGAACCGACCATTCACGTGACGTTTCTCGAACTGTCCCGTCACGTGGCCGAACTCAAAGGGGTCAACAGTCCTGCCCCAGGTACCAGACTTGAACTTTCCCAACCTGGACAAACGCAGGTGACCAGGTCCGTCAAATTTTTCAAAGGTCAAGGGTTTAAGACTGCTTTTTCCCGCTTGAAAGAGTATGAACCCATGATGCGACAGGTTTTCCACGAGGAGGGCATACCGGAGGAGTTGATTTTTCTCGGCCTGGTCGAAAGCGCCTACAACCCTTTTGCCCGTTCCAGCGCCGGGGCAGCGGGTATCTGGCAGTTTATGAAAGGGACTGGGGAACGCTATGGCCTGCGTCAAATCGGGGATGTGGACGAACGCCATGACCCCGAAAAATCAACCCGTGCCGCAGCTCGATATTTGCGGGATTTGTTTGGAATCTTCCGGGACTGGCCGCTCGCCCTGGCTGCTTACAATGCCGGTGAGCACCGGATCCTGCGCTTGCAACGCCAGAGCGGCGCCCGTGATTTTTGGGAATTAAGCCGCCGTGGCCTGTTGCCAGATGAAACCAAAAGCTACGTTCCCGCCGTGCTGGCCGCGATCACCCTTGGTCGAAATCAACCTGTATCATTCCAACGAAGAGGCATCACGGTTCGCACCCGGTAA